A window of Chitinophaga sp. MM2321 contains these coding sequences:
- a CDS encoding SusC/RagA family TonB-linked outer membrane protein, whose product MRSHVLAWTGLCYALFCYTSSSAYTKPERYLRAQQQPADTSVPVVVIKPAAADSSIKQKEKQDTTAKPAQDTTAKPATDTTKPATDTSKAEKPAQDTGLILPPDEATAKKDVGKFTLNGLVKDDKGTPIPGAIIKNKSAGLNAQSDPTGKFTIKAGINDTILVTSPTFADQTIPIDKREPLAVTLSPVSANKKVLGEVVVTALGIKKNPRSVGYAIQEVSGNAVQEAKEVNFVNALTGKVPGVQISSNTGSMGGATKITIRGVKSILGDNNAFFVLDGVPMMNDVTNDPGQQNGGGGYDYGSPMQDINPEDIENISVLKGAAATALYGSRGANGVLLISTKKRPDSEKGIGVTYSMNAQIDQVAVLPKYQNQYGGGNAGKFDTLYYNEHPEGFLNEQSATYDDNNGRGRYDLMPQYAVDESWGPKLNGQVIRPYWSWDKEKNNPFFGKTDTWTPHPNNVKDFYRTGFTLTNNIAMAGSNDKGSFRLSYGNMDQSFVLPNATNKRNNLSFNGSYELAKGVRALASVNYTSLRVKGRPSTGFSGPNPTLQFTMYGQRQLDLDMEKRYAYEDGSQITWNRRAWDDAGPSSSNGPYWNRYKDYETDSRNRIYGSAGLDVDATKWLSFSGRVFMDSYNTLEEERTAKDYLAGGYVKRVRNTREMNYQLTANIKKDFGKDFQLNAALGGNVMHREWTVTGGRTSPDGLIIKDVYNLLNSVQPATVIDQYFEKQINSAFATANLGYKNLLFLDLTGRSDWSSTLVEGNNQYFYPSTSLSFVFSDLLKDWKWLSFGKIRGSLAAVGNDADPYRIYNTYDFIPPFGSNPIAQFSPVLFNQDLKPERTTEIETGAELKFLDNRIGLDVTYYRRVTKDQIITLALPTATGFTGAYVNGGSVENKGIEVGLNLNPIRLKGGFRWDINANIARNRNKVLNLDIAQYNTSLDFLTIGTDRRTQKVSVVGQVGEPLGTIRGTDYTYLNGEKVVDANGRYVPSEIKPIGNAYPDYVGGVTNTFTYKGFYLSALVDFQHGGDFFSYTNLYGNKSGLLESTIENGIRENGIVVPGVTEDGHPNTTNISAQDHFNYNGGNVISKANLYDASYIYLREAKFGYNLPESWYKKIGAQQARISLYGRNLWLIKSNAPNVDPSNILNSASNVQGIEGGALPSLRSYGINLNVSF is encoded by the coding sequence ATGAGAAGCCATGTACTAGCCTGGACGGGGCTGTGCTATGCCCTTTTCTGCTATACCTCCAGCAGCGCATACACAAAACCCGAAAGGTATCTAAGAGCCCAGCAACAACCCGCGGATACTTCTGTTCCCGTAGTAGTGATTAAACCCGCTGCCGCCGACTCTTCCATAAAGCAAAAGGAGAAACAGGACACCACCGCGAAACCCGCACAGGATACAACGGCGAAACCTGCAACGGACACTACTAAGCCAGCCACTGATACTTCAAAGGCTGAAAAGCCCGCGCAGGACACAGGTTTGATCCTTCCTCCTGATGAAGCTACCGCTAAAAAAGACGTTGGAAAATTCACGCTCAACGGTTTGGTAAAAGATGATAAAGGCACGCCCATTCCAGGCGCCATCATCAAAAACAAATCAGCCGGACTGAATGCACAATCCGACCCTACCGGTAAATTCACCATCAAGGCGGGTATCAATGATACCATTCTCGTTACTTCACCAACCTTTGCAGACCAGACCATTCCTATCGACAAAAGGGAACCACTGGCCGTTACATTGTCGCCTGTCAGCGCCAATAAAAAAGTATTGGGAGAAGTAGTGGTAACAGCCCTCGGCATTAAAAAGAATCCACGCTCTGTTGGTTACGCCATACAGGAAGTAAGTGGTAATGCTGTACAGGAAGCCAAAGAAGTAAACTTCGTGAATGCGCTCACCGGTAAAGTTCCCGGCGTTCAGATCAGTAGCAATACCGGCTCCATGGGTGGTGCCACTAAAATTACCATCCGCGGTGTCAAATCTATTCTCGGGGATAACAATGCCTTCTTTGTACTCGATGGCGTACCCATGATGAATGATGTTACCAACGATCCCGGCCAGCAGAACGGTGGCGGTGGATATGACTATGGTAGCCCGATGCAGGACATCAACCCGGAAGATATCGAAAATATATCCGTACTGAAAGGTGCTGCTGCAACTGCTTTATATGGTAGCCGCGGTGCTAACGGTGTATTACTGATCAGCACTAAGAAACGCCCCGATAGTGAAAAAGGGATCGGCGTTACTTATAGCATGAATGCACAAATTGATCAGGTAGCTGTACTGCCAAAATACCAGAACCAATATGGCGGTGGTAACGCAGGAAAATTTGATACGCTTTATTATAATGAACATCCGGAAGGATTTCTGAATGAACAAAGTGCTACCTACGATGATAATAATGGGAGAGGTCGTTACGATCTTATGCCACAGTACGCCGTAGATGAATCATGGGGACCTAAACTGAATGGCCAGGTAATACGCCCTTATTGGTCATGGGATAAAGAAAAAAATAATCCTTTCTTCGGCAAAACAGATACCTGGACTCCGCATCCAAATAATGTAAAAGATTTTTACAGAACCGGCTTCACACTCACCAACAATATTGCCATGGCAGGCAGTAACGATAAAGGCAGTTTCCGCTTGTCTTACGGCAATATGGACCAGAGCTTTGTTCTTCCAAATGCTACAAACAAAAGAAATAATCTCTCTTTCAATGGTAGCTATGAATTGGCAAAAGGTGTGAGAGCACTGGCCTCTGTAAACTATACTTCATTACGTGTAAAAGGACGTCCCAGCACAGGATTCAGCGGACCAAATCCAACTTTGCAGTTCACCATGTACGGCCAGCGTCAGCTGGACCTGGATATGGAAAAAAGATATGCTTATGAAGACGGCTCCCAGATCACCTGGAACCGCAGGGCCTGGGACGATGCAGGTCCTTCTTCCAGTAACGGCCCCTACTGGAACCGTTATAAGGACTATGAAACAGATAGCCGCAACAGGATCTACGGATCTGCAGGACTGGATGTAGATGCCACCAAATGGCTCTCTTTCAGCGGCCGCGTATTCATGGACAGCTATAACACACTGGAAGAAGAAAGAACAGCAAAAGATTACCTCGCCGGCGGTTATGTTAAACGCGTACGCAACACCCGGGAAATGAACTACCAGTTAACAGCTAATATTAAAAAGGATTTCGGAAAAGACTTCCAGTTGAATGCTGCCTTAGGAGGCAATGTGATGCATCGTGAATGGACCGTTACAGGTGGAAGAACTTCACCGGACGGCCTCATCATCAAAGATGTATATAACCTGCTCAACTCTGTACAACCCGCAACAGTGATTGATCAGTACTTCGAAAAACAGATCAACTCTGCTTTTGCTACTGCCAACCTGGGATACAAAAATCTACTGTTCCTGGATCTCACAGGCCGTAGTGATTGGTCTTCCACACTGGTAGAAGGTAATAACCAATATTTCTATCCATCTACATCCCTTTCATTCGTCTTCTCGGATCTTCTGAAAGACTGGAAGTGGTTGTCATTCGGTAAAATCAGGGGTAGCCTCGCAGCAGTAGGTAATGATGCCGATCCTTATCGCATCTATAATACCTACGACTTTATACCTCCTTTCGGTAGTAATCCGATTGCCCAGTTTTCGCCTGTTTTATTCAACCAGGACCTGAAACCAGAGCGTACCACAGAAATAGAAACAGGTGCAGAATTAAAATTCCTGGACAATCGTATCGGTCTTGATGTTACTTATTACAGACGCGTTACCAAAGACCAGATCATCACGCTGGCATTACCAACAGCTACCGGCTTTACCGGCGCTTATGTAAATGGTGGTAGTGTAGAAAACAAAGGAATTGAAGTAGGCTTAAACCTGAATCCGATACGCCTGAAAGGTGGCTTCCGTTGGGACATCAACGCTAATATAGCCCGCAACCGTAACAAGGTACTGAACCTGGATATTGCACAGTATAATACCTCACTGGATTTCTTAACAATCGGTACCGACCGCCGTACACAAAAAGTATCTGTGGTAGGACAGGTAGGAGAGCCGCTGGGAACTATCCGTGGTACAGATTACACTTACCTCAACGGTGAGAAAGTTGTAGACGCCAATGGCCGTTATGTTCCAAGTGAAATTAAACCTATCGGTAACGCCTATCCGGATTATGTAGGTGGTGTTACAAATACTTTCACTTATAAAGGATTCTATCTGTCTGCATTGGTTGACTTCCAGCATGGTGGTGATTTCTTTTCTTACACCAACCTGTATGGTAACAAATCCGGCTTACTGGAATCCACCATAGAAAATGGTATTCGTGAAAATGGCATCGTTGTTCCGGGCGTTACAGAAGATGGTCATCCTAATACAACAAATATAAGTGCACAGGATCATTTCAATTACAATGGCGGAAATGTAATCAGCAAGGCCAATCTCTATGATGCAAGTTATATCTACCTGAGAGAAGCCAAATTTGGTTATAACCTGCCGGAGTCATGGTACAAAAAGATTGGTGCACAACAAGCCCGCATCTCTCTTTATGGCCGTAACCTGTGGTTGATAAAATCCAATGCACCCAATGTGGATCCGTCCAATATCCTCAATTCCGCTTCCAATGTGCAGGGAATTGAAGGCGGTGCATTACCGTCACTCCGTTCCTATGGCATAAACCTGAATGTATCATTCTAA
- a CDS encoding YcxB family protein gives MHLEFSYNKREVLDALRYHFMQRGEIKVFRNTLIILLLATIAGYAFNMVTTNALTGISFMILLLGWVFWYLLPVSIYNKAATFKDDIHLMYSDEGLLISTRASEHQRAISWNNFSRVVETKKFIFLYRDKKTFFLIPTSAFKTSEAYDAFAQMLKAKI, from the coding sequence ATGCATTTAGAGTTTAGCTATAATAAGAGAGAGGTGTTGGATGCATTGCGCTATCATTTTATGCAGCGGGGCGAAATAAAAGTATTTCGTAACACGCTTATTATCCTCTTACTAGCCACCATAGCGGGATATGCCTTTAATATGGTGACCACCAACGCACTTACCGGTATCTCTTTCATGATATTGCTACTGGGTTGGGTATTCTGGTACCTGCTTCCCGTTTCCATTTATAACAAAGCCGCTACATTTAAAGATGATATTCACCTGATGTATTCCGATGAAGGATTACTTATCTCCACCCGTGCCAGTGAACATCAACGTGCTATCAGCTGGAATAATTTTTCACGCGTGGTGGAAACCAAAAAATTCATCTTCCTCTACAGAGATAAAAAAACTTTCTTTCTTATCCCCACCAGTGCCTTTAAAACAAGTGAGGCATATGATGCGTTTGCACAGATGCTTAAAGCCAAAATCTGA
- a CDS encoding carboxypeptidase-like regulatory domain-containing protein → MIRITAYIGALFFFFFISLQDTLAQVRMSGMVADQDTRTGLPFVSIVNKRTLTGTLSSESGRFYIEAMPGDTLEFSMLSYAQKQIVTPGMSATQDVYLQRRLFELQSVNVMGSNHRKDSLAMRDEYDRYFNYRKPGAMDVLKTLPANPITALSYLVPSKARKRKEQFHEQLLYWEKEKFIDYRYSPEVVGKMTKLQSPELDSFMYKYRPGYQFLNTASEYDLLLYIKQSFEEYQKTKGVQRKEEPVGN, encoded by the coding sequence ATGATTCGTATTACAGCATATATCGGAGCACTGTTTTTTTTCTTTTTCATAAGCCTACAGGATACATTAGCCCAGGTGCGCATGTCCGGTATGGTAGCAGATCAGGATACCAGAACAGGATTACCTTTTGTTTCTATCGTTAACAAGAGAACTTTAACAGGAACGCTCAGTAGTGAGAGCGGACGTTTTTATATCGAGGCAATGCCTGGTGATACATTGGAATTTTCTATGCTCAGCTATGCACAGAAACAGATCGTTACGCCAGGGATGTCAGCTACACAGGACGTATATCTGCAAAGACGTTTGTTTGAGCTGCAGAGTGTGAATGTGATGGGAAGCAATCACCGCAAAGATTCCCTCGCCATGCGCGATGAATACGACCGGTATTTCAACTACCGTAAACCCGGCGCTATGGATGTGCTGAAAACACTGCCGGCAAATCCTATTACCGCTTTATCTTACCTGGTACCCAGCAAAGCACGTAAACGTAAAGAACAGTTCCATGAACAACTGCTTTACTGGGAGAAAGAAAAATTTATTGACTACAGATATTCCCCTGAAGTAGTAGGTAAAATGACCAAACTGCAAAGCCCGGAACTGGACTCTTTTATGTATAAATACCGCCCCGGCTACCAGTTCCTGAACACGGCATCGGAGTATGACCTGTTGTTGTATATCAAGCAGTCGTTTGAAGAATATCAGAAGACAAAAGGTGTGCAACGGAAAGAAGAACCGGTGGGGAATTGA
- the prs gene encoding ribose-phosphate diphosphokinase, whose translation MPHRIVFATQHYQYLKDRILSLCGDQCENGKLEIRDFPDGEHYHRILSNVGNKEVVLIGGTIDDQETLELYDLASGAIQLGALSLTIVIPFFGYSTMERAVKYGEIVKAKTRAVLFSSLPNTSRGNRIVMIDLHVDGITWYFESGIRPMHLYAKDFVKEAALEMAAGRPFVLASTDAGRAKWVESLANDLHVPAAFVFKRRISGDETAITAISADVKDKIVIIYDDMIRTGGSLIHAAESYRDAGAAEICVITTHGIFAGNGFQKIKNSGIIKRIICTDTHPNALLIKDDMLQVKSVAQLIVDALALETFS comes from the coding sequence ATGCCACATAGGATTGTTTTCGCTACACAGCATTATCAGTATCTGAAAGATCGCATTTTATCACTTTGTGGTGATCAGTGCGAAAACGGGAAACTGGAGATCCGGGATTTCCCGGATGGGGAACACTATCACCGCATATTGAGTAATGTAGGCAACAAAGAAGTAGTACTTATAGGTGGTACTATCGACGATCAGGAAACACTGGAACTTTATGATCTGGCCAGTGGTGCAATCCAATTGGGAGCGTTATCGCTTACAATTGTTATCCCTTTCTTTGGTTATTCTACTATGGAGCGGGCAGTAAAATATGGGGAGATAGTAAAAGCCAAAACACGCGCGGTGTTGTTCTCTTCTCTCCCGAATACTTCGCGGGGCAACAGGATTGTAATGATAGATCTGCATGTGGATGGGATCACCTGGTATTTCGAAAGCGGTATCCGCCCCATGCACCTGTACGCTAAAGATTTTGTAAAGGAAGCTGCCCTGGAAATGGCCGCAGGAAGGCCTTTCGTGCTGGCTAGTACTGATGCCGGCCGCGCCAAATGGGTAGAATCCCTGGCAAATGACCTGCATGTTCCGGCTGCCTTCGTTTTCAAACGCCGTATCTCCGGCGATGAAACAGCCATCACTGCCATCAGCGCAGATGTAAAAGATAAAATAGTTATTATTTATGATGATATGATCCGTACCGGTGGCTCTCTCATTCATGCGGCGGAATCTTACCGGGATGCCGGTGCAGCAGAAATCTGTGTAATCACCACCCACGGCATCTTTGCGGGTAATGGTTTTCAGAAAATAAAAAACAGCGGTATCATCAAACGTATCATTTGTACAGATACACATCCCAACGCACTGCTGATTAAAGATGATATGTTGCAGGTGAAATCTGTTGCCCAACTCATCGTGGATGCATTAGCTCTGGAAACATTCAGCTGA
- a CDS encoding SusD/RagB family nutrient-binding outer membrane lipoprotein, giving the protein MTKTILKYSGALILLASLAITGCKKLDDMNRDPTKPTVTEPQYLLTGAQKSTMDMLYNGLQNGYIAMSYAQFWTGTSRTNDSQYTLDEGNNAAFWNTLYRVSLHNLDDLVKQNNEKLSEPGVANQNAIAKITSAWIFQILADTYGNVPYTAAFQNATNITPKYDDAQTIYSSLIDTLTAQIGILDSAQTSFTSGDVIYNGDVMQWKKLASSLLLRMAIRMADADPAKAKQVIEANYQNALSSNADNAQFQYLDGAPNQYPQNEAQRPVIDFAVSATLVDYMKSVNDPRLEIYARPSHADDTIKGMLYGWAASDSNRLALDHYSYPGPQVYSATMPGILMSYSEVEFILAEAAARGMNVGDAATHYNNGVTASISYWRSLTNNTDITDATIQAYLDKVPYVAADWRNVIGTQKWLSLYPQGFQAWFERTRLHFSKPGGEPLFIAPYSKSLDLSAPFVPYRLTYPQSEQTQNKASYDAAVSAIGADTKGNKLWFNKF; this is encoded by the coding sequence ATGACTAAAACGATTTTAAAATATAGTGGTGCACTGATTCTTTTGGCTTCGCTGGCTATTACCGGCTGTAAAAAGCTGGATGATATGAACCGTGATCCAACCAAGCCAACGGTTACGGAACCACAGTACCTGCTCACCGGTGCACAAAAGAGCACCATGGATATGCTGTATAATGGATTGCAAAACGGGTACATCGCGATGAGCTATGCGCAATTCTGGACAGGTACCTCCCGGACCAATGACAGCCAGTATACATTGGATGAAGGTAACAACGCCGCTTTCTGGAATACGTTGTACAGGGTGTCATTACACAACCTCGATGACCTGGTGAAGCAGAACAATGAGAAGTTAAGCGAACCGGGTGTGGCGAATCAAAATGCAATCGCCAAAATCACCAGTGCCTGGATCTTCCAGATCCTGGCTGATACATATGGCAACGTTCCGTATACAGCCGCTTTTCAGAATGCGACCAACATCACGCCTAAATACGATGATGCACAAACCATTTATAGTTCACTCATCGATACGCTGACAGCACAGATCGGTATCCTTGATTCTGCACAAACCAGTTTCACTTCCGGTGATGTCATCTACAACGGTGATGTGATGCAATGGAAAAAGCTCGCCAGCTCCCTGTTGCTGAGAATGGCTATCCGTATGGCTGATGCCGATCCGGCAAAAGCAAAACAGGTAATTGAGGCGAATTATCAAAATGCGTTGAGTAGCAATGCAGATAATGCACAGTTCCAATACCTGGATGGGGCGCCCAATCAATATCCGCAAAACGAAGCGCAACGCCCTGTCATTGACTTTGCAGTGAGCGCCACGCTAGTGGATTATATGAAAAGTGTGAATGATCCACGCCTGGAAATTTACGCCCGCCCTTCTCATGCTGATGATACCATTAAAGGGATGTTGTATGGCTGGGCTGCTTCAGATTCTAACCGGCTGGCACTGGATCATTATTCCTATCCGGGGCCGCAGGTGTATAGCGCCACGATGCCGGGTATACTGATGAGTTATTCAGAAGTAGAGTTCATCCTGGCAGAAGCTGCAGCCCGCGGCATGAATGTAGGGGATGCCGCTACCCATTATAACAATGGCGTTACAGCATCTATCAGCTACTGGCGCTCACTGACCAATAATACAGATATTACCGATGCCACTATCCAGGCATACCTGGATAAGGTACCTTATGTAGCTGCCGACTGGAGAAATGTGATAGGTACCCAGAAATGGCTATCGCTTTATCCACAAGGTTTCCAGGCCTGGTTTGAAAGAACCAGGTTGCATTTCAGCAAGCCAGGTGGCGAGCCGCTGTTTATTGCACCATATTCCAAATCGCTGGATCTTTCCGCACCGTTTGTGCCTTACCGTTTAACCTATCCACAGTCTGAACAAACACAAAACAAAGCCAGTTACGATGCGGCCGTTTCTGCTATTGGTGCAGATACTAAAGGCAATAAACTCTGGTTTAATAAATTCTGA
- a CDS encoding vitamin B12-dependent ribonucleotide reductase has product MKNPVNNKSGLAFSRHFTKEDVRPYEQFVYDLRSSVIRNPGGDIVFEMNNVEVPEGWSQIATDILAQKYFRKAGVPQGDGSLGRETSVKQVVHRMANCWRAWGERYGYFASEKDAQVFYEELSYCMLNQGCVPNSPQWFNSGLFESYGIKGKPQGHYYVEQNTGKLEKSTSAYERPQPHACFILSVNDDLVNDGGIMDLWMREARIFKYGSGVGTNFSHIRGDGEKLSGGGTSSGLMSFLRIGDRAAAAIKSGGTTRRAAKMVCLDLDHPEIMEFINWKVEEEKKVAALIAAGYSADYEGEAYRTVSGQNSNNSVRIPNSFFHKLAADGEWELKGRTNGKTMKTVKAKELWEQIAYAAWRCADPGTQFDTTINEWHTCPQGGRINASNPCSEYMFLDNTACNLASVNLRRFFDEEKNLFDVAGFEYTVRLWTVVLEISVLMAQFPSKEVAQLSYEYRTLGLGYANLGSMLMVSGIPYDSDAARGITGAITAIMTGVAYKTSAEMAAHLGTFPRYEENKTDMLRVMRNHRAAAYDATDAYEGLEIAPRGIHAKYCPDYLLKAATRAWDEAVQYGEKYGYRNAQATVIAPTGTIGLVMDCDTTGVEPDFALVKFKKLSGGGYFKIINQSIPTALKNLGYKTNEIKAIVDYAKGTGNFAGAPYINHQSLSEKGFIAEELKKLDTAVASSFDVSFVFNVYTMGEACLQRLGFTPEQYFNLEFSLLHALGFNDEQIEAANDYICGTMTVEGAPYLQDAHLPVFDCANRCGKHGERYIHPHGHIRMMAAAQPFISGAISKTINLPNEAAVHEIADAYLMSWELGLKACALYRDGSKLSQPLSNKSDKKKQTDTVAAAATQAQIVDLDQLTIDELLEEVNKRMLASKDTTLKRQLSRIVERQTLPSRRTGFTQKAKVGGQAIFLRTGEYNDGTLGEIFIDLAKEGSTLRSLMNCFAIAVSVGLQYGVPLEEFVDKFVFTRFEPAGMVDHPNIKSATSLVDYIFRVLGYEYLGRTDLVHILDAPGNTGEEDHDQESVIPPLSSVRVTYKGNNNAGEAPRAAKQQAVAAHNQEHGTQDYMRSMQSDAPACSTCGHITVRSGTCYKCLNCGTSMGCS; this is encoded by the coding sequence ATGAAAAATCCAGTCAATAATAAAAGTGGGCTCGCGTTTTCCCGTCATTTTACCAAGGAAGATGTGCGTCCGTATGAGCAGTTTGTATATGATCTGCGTTCTTCAGTGATCCGTAATCCGGGTGGAGATATTGTATTTGAGATGAATAATGTGGAAGTACCGGAGGGATGGTCGCAAATAGCCACGGATATCCTGGCGCAGAAGTATTTCCGCAAGGCGGGGGTGCCACAGGGAGATGGCAGCCTGGGCCGGGAAACGTCTGTAAAACAGGTGGTACACCGTATGGCTAATTGCTGGCGTGCCTGGGGAGAGCGGTATGGTTACTTTGCTTCCGAGAAAGATGCACAGGTTTTTTATGAGGAGTTGAGCTATTGTATGCTTAACCAGGGCTGTGTACCAAATTCGCCGCAGTGGTTTAATTCCGGGTTATTTGAAAGCTATGGCATCAAAGGAAAACCACAGGGACATTACTATGTAGAACAAAATACCGGCAAGCTGGAGAAATCCACTTCAGCCTATGAGCGTCCCCAACCACATGCCTGCTTTATTCTGAGTGTGAATGACGACCTGGTGAATGATGGCGGTATCATGGATCTGTGGATGCGGGAAGCGCGCATCTTTAAATACGGCTCAGGCGTGGGTACCAATTTCTCCCATATCCGGGGAGATGGTGAAAAGCTGAGTGGCGGCGGTACTTCCAGCGGGCTCATGAGTTTCCTGCGGATCGGGGACCGGGCCGCGGCGGCCATTAAATCGGGTGGTACTACCCGCCGGGCGGCCAAAATGGTTTGCCTGGACCTGGACCATCCTGAAATCATGGAGTTCATCAACTGGAAGGTGGAGGAGGAAAAGAAAGTGGCGGCACTTATTGCTGCGGGCTATTCTGCCGACTATGAAGGAGAAGCGTACAGAACCGTATCCGGACAAAATTCAAATAACTCCGTTCGTATCCCCAATAGTTTCTTTCACAAGCTGGCAGCAGACGGTGAGTGGGAATTAAAAGGGCGTACCAATGGCAAGACGATGAAAACGGTGAAGGCAAAGGAACTTTGGGAGCAGATAGCCTATGCTGCCTGGCGCTGTGCTGACCCCGGAACCCAGTTTGATACTACTATCAACGAGTGGCATACCTGTCCACAGGGAGGGCGTATTAATGCCTCTAATCCCTGTTCAGAGTATATGTTCCTGGATAATACTGCCTGTAACCTGGCATCTGTCAATCTCCGCCGCTTTTTTGACGAGGAAAAGAACCTTTTTGATGTGGCCGGCTTCGAATACACAGTGCGGCTGTGGACGGTAGTACTGGAAATTTCCGTACTGATGGCCCAGTTCCCATCCAAAGAGGTGGCACAGCTGAGTTATGAATACCGCACCCTGGGGTTGGGATATGCCAACCTGGGCTCCATGCTGATGGTGAGCGGGATTCCTTATGACAGCGATGCCGCGCGGGGTATTACAGGAGCTATCACCGCTATCATGACGGGCGTAGCCTATAAAACATCAGCGGAAATGGCTGCCCACCTGGGTACTTTCCCCCGGTATGAAGAGAATAAGACCGATATGCTCCGGGTGATGCGGAATCACCGGGCAGCGGCCTATGATGCCACCGATGCCTATGAGGGGCTGGAAATAGCTCCCAGGGGAATTCATGCAAAATATTGCCCGGATTACCTGCTGAAAGCAGCTACCAGGGCCTGGGATGAGGCTGTACAATATGGTGAAAAGTATGGATACCGGAATGCGCAGGCAACGGTTATTGCGCCTACAGGGACTATCGGGCTGGTGATGGATTGCGATACCACGGGTGTGGAACCGGATTTTGCGCTGGTGAAATTCAAGAAGCTGTCTGGAGGCGGTTATTTTAAGATCATTAACCAGTCTATTCCAACCGCATTAAAGAACCTGGGATACAAGACCAATGAAATAAAAGCTATTGTGGATTATGCCAAAGGTACCGGCAATTTTGCGGGCGCGCCTTATATTAATCACCAGTCGCTGAGTGAAAAAGGGTTTATTGCCGAAGAGCTGAAGAAGCTGGATACAGCGGTGGCATCTTCTTTTGATGTTTCCTTTGTATTTAATGTATACACCATGGGAGAAGCCTGTTTGCAACGGCTGGGATTCACGCCGGAGCAGTATTTCAACCTGGAGTTCAGTTTACTGCATGCCCTTGGCTTCAATGATGAACAAATAGAGGCGGCCAATGACTATATCTGTGGTACCATGACGGTAGAAGGGGCTCCTTATCTGCAGGACGCGCATTTGCCGGTATTTGACTGTGCTAACAGGTGTGGGAAGCATGGAGAAAGGTATATCCATCCTCATGGTCATATCAGGATGATGGCGGCGGCGCAGCCATTTATATCGGGTGCTATCTCCAAAACTATTAATCTTCCCAATGAAGCAGCTGTGCATGAGATTGCAGATGCTTATCTGATGAGTTGGGAGCTGGGACTGAAAGCCTGTGCCCTTTACCGGGATGGCAGTAAGTTAAGCCAGCCTTTGAGCAATAAGAGTGACAAAAAGAAGCAAACAGATACCGTGGCAGCGGCTGCTACGCAGGCGCAGATCGTGGATCTGGATCAGTTAACGATAGATGAGTTGCTGGAAGAAGTGAATAAACGCATGCTGGCCAGTAAGGATACGACCCTGAAACGTCAGCTTTCCCGTATTGTGGAAAGGCAGACTTTACCTTCCAGGCGTACGGGCTTTACGCAAAAGGCCAAAGTAGGCGGACAGGCTATTTTCCTGCGTACGGGAGAATATAATGATGGTACGTTAGGTGAAATATTCATAGATCTTGCCAAGGAAGGCTCTACGCTGCGGAGTTTGATGAACTGTTTTGCCATTGCTGTTTCTGTGGGATTGCAGTATGGAGTACCGCTGGAAGAGTTCGTGGATAAGTTTGTGTTTACCCGTTTTGAGCCGGCAGGTATGGTAGATCATCCGAATATTAAATCGGCAACTTCGTTGGTAGACTACATTTTCCGTGTGTTGGGGTATGAATATCTGGGCCGTACGGACCTGGTACATATCCTGGATGCGCCGGGAAATACGGGCGAAGAAGATCATGACCAGGAATCGGTCATTCCGCCGTTGTCCAGTGTGCGGGTCACCTATAAAGGGAATAATAATGCGGGTGAGGCCCCCAGGGCTGCAAAACAGCAAGCTGTAGCAGCACATAACCAGGAGCATGGAACACAGGACTATATGAGGAGTATGCAGAGCGATGCACCTGCTTGCAGCACTTGCGGACATATTACCGTACGATCGGGCACTTGTTACAAATGTTTGAATTGTGGCACCAGCATGGGTTGCAGCTGA
- a CDS encoding GNAT family N-acetyltransferase → MLDFRIIEYGSCDYQNMISLRNEVLRKPLGLTFSQEYLQQEINDVLIGAFGKTADDTSFLAGCCILTPTNGNTVQLRQMAVSPTWQGKGIGSDIITYAEQYAVENGFHILSMHARKEATGFYHKLGYETCGEEFTEVGIPHYEMRKNLK, encoded by the coding sequence ATGCTGGATTTTCGTATAATCGAATACGGTAGTTGCGACTATCAGAATATGATCTCACTGAGAAATGAAGTACTACGTAAGCCGCTAGGGCTCACGTTTTCACAGGAATACCTTCAACAGGAAATAAATGATGTACTGATTGGTGCTTTCGGAAAAACAGCTGATGACACTTCCTTTTTAGCAGGTTGCTGTATCCTCACACCAACAAACGGAAACACCGTACAGCTGCGGCAAATGGCGGTTTCGCCAACATGGCAGGGCAAAGGAATCGGCAGCGATATTATCACTTATGCAGAACAATATGCTGTTGAAAACGGCTTTCATATACTGAGCATGCATGCCCGCAAAGAGGCCACTGGCTTCTATCACAAACTGGGCTACGAAACTTGTGGAGAAGAATTTACAGAGGTGGGCATTCCACACTACGAAATGAGGAAAAACCTGAAATAA